In one Alnus glutinosa chromosome 14, dhAlnGlut1.1, whole genome shotgun sequence genomic region, the following are encoded:
- the LOC133857950 gene encoding DNA polymerase delta catalytic subunit has translation MSKNGNSRKRPAPPQKTLPAQAPKHQAVSQEDEFVDEDVFLDETLILEEEEILRDIEDRRALACRLAKWVRSPLSDDYVSQSRSILFQQLEIDYVIGESQKELLPNSFGPAAIIRIFGVTREGHSVCCHVHGFEPYFYISCPPGMGPDDISRFHQILEARMREVNRNGKVPKYVRRIELVQKRSVMYYQQQTSHPFLKIVVALPTMVTSCRGILDRGIQIDGFGVKSFVTYESNVLFALRFMIDRDIVGGNWIEVLAGKYKKTAKNLSYCQLEFDCLYSELISHAPEGEFSKMAPFRILSFDIECAGRKGHFPEPTHDPVIQVANLVTLQGEDQPLIRNVMTLKSCSPIVGVDVMSFNTETEVLLAWRDFIREVDPDIIIGYNICKFDLPYLIERAETLRIAEFPILGRIRNSRVRVKDTTFSSRQMGTRESKEVTVEGRVQFDLLQVMQRDYKLSSYSLNSVSAHFLSEQKEDVHHSIISDLQNGNAETRRRLAVYCLKDAYLPQRLLDKLMFIYNYVEMARVTGVPISFLLSRGQSIKVLSQLLRKAKQRDLVIPNVKQAGSEQGKYEGATVLEAKAGFYEKPIATLDFASLYPSIMMAYNLCYCTLVTPEDVRKLNLPPECINKTPSGETFVKSNLQKGILPEILEELITARKRAKADLKDAKDPLEKAVLDGRQLALKISANSVYGFTGATVGQLPCIEISSSVTSYGRQMIEHTKKLVEDKFTMIGGYEHNAEVIYGDTDSVMVQFGVDNVEAAMNLGREAAEYISATFIKPIKLEFEKVYYPYLLISKKRYAGLLWTNPEKFDKMDTKGIETVRRDNCLLVKNLVTECLHKILIDRDIPGAVQYVKNTISDLLMNRMDLSLLVITKGLTKTGDDYEVKTAHVELAERMRKRDAATAPNVGDRVPYVIIKAAKGAKAYEKSEDPIYVLENNIPIDPQYYLENQISKPLLRIFEPILKNASRELLHGSHTRSISISTPSNSGIMKFAKKQLSCIGCKALISDKDRILCSHCKGREAELYCKTVTHVSELEMLFGRLWTQCQECQGSLHQDVLCTSRDCPIFYRRKKAQKDMGEAKLQLDRWSF, from the exons ATGAGCAAAAACGGAAACTCCCGGAAACGCCCAGCGCCGCCGCAGAAAACCTTGCCGGCACAGGCCCCCAAGCACCAGGCGGTGTCTCAAGAAGACGAGTTCGTGGATGAGGACGTCTTCCTTGACGAAACCCTCATcctggaggaggaggagatccTCCGCGACATCGAGGATCGCCGGGCCCTCGCGTGCCGCCTTGCCAAGTGGGTTCGCTCTCCCCTCTCCGACGACTACGTCTCGCAGTCTCGGAGTATCC TTTTTCAGCAATTGGAGATTGATTACGTGATCGGGGAGAGTCAAAAAGAATTGTTGCCCAATTCTTTTGGGCCCGCCGCCATTATCCGCATTTTCGGGGTTACTAGGGAAG GACATAGTGTTTGCTGCCATGTTCATGGGTTTGAGCCATATTTTTACATAAGCTGCCCTCCAGGAATGGGCCCTGATGATATCTCCCGTTTTCATCAAATTCTTGAG GCAAGGATGAGAGAGGTGAATCGGAATGGTAAGGTACCCAAATATGTCCGTCGTATTGAATTGGTGCAGAAAAGAAGTGTCATGTACTACCAGCAGCAGACTTCCCATCCATTTCTCAAAATTGTAGTCGCATTGCCGACAATGGTAACCAGCTGCCGAG GAATTCTTGATAGAGGCATTCAAATTGATGGTTTTGGTGTGAAGAGCTTTGTGACATATGAAAGCAATGTTCTCTTTGCTCTTCGTTTTATGATTGACCGCGACATTGTTGGTGGCAATTGGATTGAAGTACTGGCTGGAAAATATAAGAAGACTGCAAAGAATTTGTCGTACTGCCAATTAGAGTTTGATTGCCT GTATTCAGAACTCATCAGCCATGCCCCAGAAGGGGAATTCTCAAAGATGGCTCCATTTCGCATATTGAGTTTTGACATTGAGTGTGCTGGTCGTAAAGGTCATTTTCCGGAGCCTACCCATGATCCTGTTATCCAG GTGGCCAATCTAGTTACTTTGCAGGGAGAGGACCAGCCATTAATTCGCAACGTGATGACCCTCAAGTCATGCTCTCCGATTGTTGGTGTCGATGTGATGTCTTTTAATACAGAAACAGAAGTCTTGCTAGCTTGGAGG GATTTTATCCGTGAAGTGGACCCTGATATCATAATTGGATATAACATATGCAAATTTGATTTGCCATATCTAATTGAG CGGGCTGAGACCTTGCGAATTGCTGAATTTCCAATACTGGGCCGTATCAGGAATAGCAGAGTTCGGGTCAAAGATACTACTTTTTCTTCAAG ACAGATGGGAACCAGGGAAAGTAAAGAAGTAACAGTAGAAGGGAGAGTTCAATTTGATTTGCTCCAG GTTATGCAACGGGATTATAAGTTAAGTTCTTATTCATTGAATTCTGTCTCAGCACACTTCCTCTCTGAGCAG AAAGAGGATGTACACCATTCAATAATATCTGATCTTCAGAATGGGAATGCTGAAACGAGGAGGCGGCTTGCTGTATATTGTTTGAAG GATGCTTATCTCCCACAGCGGCTTTTGGACAAACTGATGTTCATCTACAATTACGTGGAGATGGCTCGAGTAACTGGTGTTCctatctcttttcttctttctagaGGGCAAAGCATCAAG GTACTTTCTCAACTTCTTAGGAAGGCAAAACAAAGGGACCTTGTTATTCCAAACGTCAAACAGGCAGGATCTGAACAAGGAAAATATGAAGGTGCCACT GTTTTGGAGGCAAAGGCAGGATTTTATGAGAAGCCAATTGCAACATTGGATTTTGCATCCTTGTATCCATCTATTATGATGGCATATAATTTATGCTACTGCACTTTG GTGACACCTGAGGATGTTCGAAAACTCAACCTGCCCCCAGAATGCATCAACAAAACCCCATCTGGTGAAACATTTGTTAAATCAAATTTGCAGAAG GGAATACTTCCTGAAATTCTTGAAGAACTAATAACAGCTCGTAAGAGAGCAAAAGCAGATTTGAAG GATGCAAAAGATCCACTTGAGAAGGCAGTGCTAGATGGTCGACAGCTGGCCTTGAAA aTAAGTGCAAATTCTGTTTATGGATTTACAGGAGCTACTGTTGGTCAGTTACCATGCATAGAGATATCTTCAAGTGTTACAAGCTATG GTCGACAAATGATTGAGCACACAAAAAAACTTGTAGAAGATAAATTTACGATGATTGGGGGCTATGAACACAATGCTGAG GTTATATATGGGGATACAGATTCTGTTATGGTACAATTTGGTGTCGACAACGTGGAAGCAGCCATGAACTTGGGGAGAGAAGCTGCTGAATATATTAGTGCAACTTTCATTAAA ccAATCAAACTCGAGTTTGAGAAGGTTTATTATCCATATCTTCTGATCAGCAAGAAGAGATATGCTGGTTTGCTATGGACAAATCCAGAAAAGTTTGACAAAATGGACACTAAAG gCATTGAAACAGTTCGTAGAGACAATTGTTTGTTGGTCAAAAACCTGGTTACTGAGTGCCTGCACAAAATACTTATTGACCGGGACATTCCTGGGGCAGTCCAGTATGTCAAGAATACCATTTCAGATCTTCTTATGAACCGCATGGATTTGTCGCTTTTGGTTATTACTAAG GGTCTGACAAAGACAGGAGATGATTATGAAGTAAAGACAGCTCACGTTGAACTTGCTGAGCGCATGCGCAAG CGAGATGCTGCTACTGCTCCAAATGTTGGGGATCGAGTACCTTATGTCATCATTAAAGCTGCAAAAGGTGCCAAG GCTTATGAGAAGTCAGAGGATCCCATCTACGTCCTAGAGAATAACATACCAATAGACCCCCAATACTACCTTGAAAATCAAATTAGCAAG CCACTTCTAAGAATTTTTGAGCCCATTTTGAAGAATGCTAGCAGGGAACTACTCCATGGAAGTCACACAAgatctatctctatctctacTCCCTCAAACAGTGGCATAATGAAATTTGCAAAGAAGCAACTCAGCTGCATTGGCTGCAAAGCTCTAATTAG CGATAAAGATCGAATTCTCTGCTCACACTGTAAAGGAAGAGAAGCTGAACTTTACTGCAAAACAGTGACTCATG TATCTGAGCTAGAGATGCTTTTTGGGAGGCTGTGGACACAGTGTCAAGAGTGCCAAGGCTCTCTACATCAGGATGTGCTCTGCACAAG TCGAGATTGTCCAATATTTTACCGGAGAAAGAAGGCACAGAAAGACATGGGTGAAGCCAAGCTGCAATTAGACCGGTGGAGCTTCTAA